The following DNA comes from Caulobacter mirabilis.
CGAACCAGCCCGGGCGGTGCGAGGTGATCTCCTCGGGCGACCGGTCCGGATGCAGGGCGTGCGCGACGCGCATGGCCAGGCCCTCGCTCAGCGCGGTGACGCCGATGCTGCGCTCCCAGGCGCCGGAACTCACGCCCATGCCGATCTGGACCGCGTGGGTCAGTTCGTGGGGCAGGATGTAGGCCCGCATGCCCGGGTCCATCTCGATGGGGATGGCCACGACCGGCCGTTTGCTGTCGCCGGCGGTGAAGGCGTTCGGCTCCAGGCCGCCGACATAGGCCAGCAGGGTGATGGTCACCGGCTTGTCGGGCTTCAGCAGGCCGACGACCTGGTCGAGCGCCGACTGGGGCGAGGGGGTCATGCCGGCGGCGCCGGCGCGGATGCGGTCCATCACCGTCGGATAGCGGTCCCAGGCCGCGTCGAGCAGGCGGCGGGCCATGGCCTGGCCCTCCGGCGTCGGCGGCACGGCGGCGAACCCGTAGAGCTCCTTCCACAGCGCCCAGCGGCGGTCCGGATCGGCCTTCTCCCGCGTCGCCGCCTCGTAGAAGGCGAGGAACTTGGGCGACAGGTCCTTGATCACGAGCGTCGAGGCCGCGGGCTCGACGGCCGCGGCGCTGCCGGCGGTCGCGGCCGAGGCGGCGAGGAGGCCGAGGGTGGTTCGTCTGCTGATCATCATGCGCGCTAGGTCGCGGCGCGGACAGGATCGGGCAACTTAATTCGCCGTCACCTGGCGGCGGGCTAGATTCCGGCGCCGAGGTCGAGGAACACCGTCGCCAGGGCCGGCGCATGGTCGACGTCGCGCGCCAGCACATGGGCCAGGCCGTCGACCTGGGCGGCGATCTCGGGCACGGCGGTGATCTCCCACCAGGCCGGCCGGGTCAGCGGGCCGACGGCGTGGAGCCAGGTCGAAGCCTCGCCCCTGGCCGACAGCACGGCGCAGTCGGCGGTCTCCAGTCCCAGGCCCAGGGCGTCCGGCGCGATCAGGCCTCGGCGGGCCAGGTCGGCGAACAGCGGGACCTCCAGCCCCTTCAGGTCGCTGCGCGGGCCGGTGCAGTTGATCACCCGCGCCGCCGCCAGGGTCTCCGCCGCGCCGCCGCCGCGGGGATGCAGGGTGATGGCCAAGCGGTCGCCGTCGCGTCGCCAGTCGCGCAGCCGGCCGCCCTTGACCGTCAGCCGGCCCTCGGCCGTCAGGGTCTCTATGCCGGCGGCGATGCGCGGCGCCATGCGGTGGCGGAAGACGTCCCAGCGCGCCCGCTGATGGCGCAGGAAGCGGCTGCGGTCAGCCGGAGTCCATTCGGCCCAGATCCGGCCGATGTAGGGGCGCACGGCGTCGATGACCCGCTGCCAGGGCTGGCCCTCGGCCACCGCCTTGCGAATCTCGGCGCGGATGATCCGCGACAGCACGGCCGGGCCGGCGGGCAGGTGCGGCGCGAGGAAGGTCGGCCAGGCGCCGCCGTAGCGGTGGGCGCGGGGCAGCAGGCCGCGGCGCGAGACGGCGACCATCGGCCCGCGGTGGCCGTCCTCGGTCAGCTTCAGGGCGATGTCGACCATGGTCAGGCCGGTCCCGATCAGCAGCACCGGGGCGTCGGGATCGAGCCCTTCCAGCGCCGTCCGGTCCCAGGGATCGACGACGAAGGCCGGATCGTCCTGCAGCCAATGGTCCGCGGGCAGGGGCGGGCGCGGCGGCAGGTTGCCGGTGGCCAGCACCACCGTCTCCGCCTCGACCTCGCGGCCGTCGCGCAGGACCAGGCCGCGGCGGGGCGCGTCGAGCATCCGCACGGCCTCGCCGCGCAGCACGGTCACGGCGCCCGAGGCCCGGGCGGCCGCCAGCTGGTCGGCCAGATAGCGCCCCCACAGCGCGCGCGGCGCGAAGGCGGCCGCCATGTCGCCGCCGCTCTCGGCCAGGGCCTCGTCCATGCCGCCATGGGCGGCCAGCCAATCGGCGAAGGTCGGCGTCAGCCCGACCTCCATCCGCGCCACCGGCACGTTCAGCAGGTGCGAGGGCGCGCAGGCGCCATAGGCCAGCCCCCGGCCCGGCCGGTTCGACGGCTCGATCAGGAGGACGCGCCCTTCGGGTCGCGCGGCGGCGAGTTTCAACGCCAGCAAAGTCCCGCTGAAGCCGCCGCCTACGATGGCGACGGCCGCACGGCTGCCGGCGGGCGGTTCGAAAGCCATCGGCCCTGAGGATTCGAAGTGGATGCCCGAACCGGTGATGTAGCGGTCGGGGGCGAGTCTGGATAGCGATTTGACCCCGATGCAGTCCAGGTCGAGCGGTGCAGGGCCAATGCAGTTCGGACCAATTCTCGGCCAGGCTCGGCGCGGAGCTCTTGACCGCCCCATCGGCCATGCGTCGGATACCGTCGATACATCGGAGGGGTGACATGCGTCTGCTTCTGCTGGGGTGCGTGGTCGGGCTGTCCCTGTCGGCGACGGCCGCCGTCGCCGCGGACCCGGATCGCCAGCGCCGGGTCGAGACCGGCCTCATGGGCGCGGCGGTGTTCGGGGATCGGCCGGAGACCTGGTCCCTCGAGTCGCGGATGGCGCACTGGAAGGTCCCAGGCGTCAGCATCGCGGTGGTCGACGACGGCAAGATCGTCTGGGCCAAGGGCTACGGGGTGCTGGCGGCGGGCGAGCCGGCGCCGGTGACGGCCCGGACCCGCTTCCAGGCGGCCTCGATCAGCAAGCCGGTCGCGGCGGCCGGCGCCCTGTCGCTGGTCGAGACCGGCCAGCTCAGCCTCGACGGCGACGTAAGCAAGGTCCTGAAGACCTGGACCCTGCCGGCCAATCCCTACACGGCCGAGCGGCCGCTGACCCTGCGCGATCTGCTGTCCCACACCGGCGGAACCAGCCAGCACGGCTTTCCGGGTTACGCCCAGGGCGCGGCCGTTCCGACGCTGACGCAGCTTCTGGACGGCAAGGCGCCGGCCAGCAACCCCGCGATCACCTTCGAGGCTAGGCCCGGCGAGCGCTGGAAGTACTCCGGCGGCGGCTACGAGATCGCCGAGCAGGTGATGATCGACGCCGCCGGCAAGCCCTTCCCCGACATCCTGGCCGAGCGCGTGTTCAAACCGGCCGGGATGGCGGCCAGCGGCTACGCCCGGCCGGACATGGGCGCCTTCGCGCTCGCCCACGGCCGCGACGGCAGGACCATCCCTGGCGGTTGGCACACCTATCCGGAGCATGCGGCGGCCGGGCTCTGGACCACGCCGACCGACCTGGCGCGGTTCGGCATCGCCCTGTCCCGGGGCTGGCAGGGCAAGGCCGGCGGCATGCTCAAGCCCGGGACGGTCAAGGCCATGGCGACCGAAGTGAAGGACGGCTACGGCCTGGGCGTCGGCCTGCAAGGCGAAGGGGAAGCCTTCGCCCTGATCCACGGCGGGGCGAATCGCGGCTTCAAGGCCAACTGGGTCATCCACCCCGGCTCGGGCGACGGCGTGGCGGTAATGACCAACGGCGAGGCCGGCGACCTGCTGGCGCGTGAGATCCTGCGCGCGGTGGCTCGCACCTACGACTGGCCCGACTACAGGCCCGAGGTCTATCAGCCCCACGCCCTGCCGCCGGACGTTCTGGCCTCCCGCGTCGGGGATTGGAGCGTGGGCGAGGGGGACAAGCGCATGGTCTTTCCCGCCAAGCTGGTCGATGGGCGGCTGGTCTTCGTCACGCCGCGCGGCGAATTCGGCTTCGTCCCGATCGGGCCGACGACCATGGTCTCGGTCGACCTGGGCATAAAGGCCGAGTTCTCGAAGACCGAGGACGGACGCGACAAGGCCAGGGTGTTCGGCGAGACCCTGACGAAGTAGTCTCCAGCGGCCCTGGGGCCGAGCGACCTAGCCGTCTTCGTCTCCCGCGTCGCCGGCGGCGCCGCGGCGGCGCCGCAACAGCTTCAGCGGGCGCAGCAATTCATCCGCCGCGGCGCGGTCGGCGAAGATGAGGACGATGGCTTCGAGATGGATCCGCGTCCGGGTCGGCGACGGCGGGTCGTGGCCGGCCAGCAGTTCGCATAGTCCCGCGGCGGCTTCGCCGAGCTCGGGCCGTCCGAACAGCCCGGCCAGTCCGGCGATCCTTTCGGCCGCCATGTAGAGGTCCGGCGCGCTGGCGCCGATCCGACCGTAGCCGCGCAGGAAGTGCAGCTCGGCGTGAAGCACGCCGACCAGGCGGTCGATCTCGGCGACGGCCTGCTCGCGGCGCCCGGCCACGGCCCGGTTCGCGGCCGAGACGGCGGCGCGTGAGTCCAGGCCGCGACGCTCCCTCAGGAAACCGGCCAGGGTGTTGCCGGACGTGAGAAGGCGGGGGCCGTCCACGGCCTTGGACGCGCGCGGCCTCATCGGATCGCCGCGGCGTGGTCGAGAGGATCGCCTGCTCGCCGGTCCGCTTCGCCCAGCGGCGGCCCGTCGTCCCGCATTCGCCGATCCGGCCCGAAGTAGGCGTCCATGTCGACGAACTCGCGAGGCGTCTTGGCCAGCCAGAGGATGCGGTCGAAGACGGTCCGCGCCTGCAGGGGCTTGCTCAGCACGAAGGTCGCGCCGGCCTCCCGAGCGCGCTCGATCAGGGACCGGGGCGTGTAGCTGGACATCACCACCACCGGCGCCGTGCGGGAGGGGTGGTCGACCGAGCGTCGGAGCGCCGAGATGCTGTCCAGCTCGTGCAGGTTGATGGCGGTCACGCCGACGAAGATCAGGTCGAAACCCTGTTCCGTCCAAAGCGGGATCTGGCTCGGATAGCGGGATCTCTGGACCCGTCTCAGGCCGAAGCCGCCGAGCATCGCGACGAGCATGTCCTGCTCGGTCGCGCTGGGCTCGCAAACGAGCGCGGACGCCTCGGAGAGGTCGATTCTGTTGTATTGGAGTACATTTGCCACGGATTTCGCCCCGATATTGGACCGGCCAATGCGACGAAATCTGAGTTAAGTCAGTGTTTATAGAGTCAAGTGTTTGCAGTGAGTTGTAATTGTGACAACGTTGAAGCTGATTTTACAATGGTAAAATCTGATGATCGGGTCGGTCTTGGGTATTGTGTATTCAATACCGATCATCCCGACGAAGGTCGGGATCCAGTTTCAGGCTCGGCGCCAGAAGATTTCACATCAAACTACAGCCCTACGAGCTGGATCCCGGCCTTCGCCGGGACGACGGGCTGAAAGGACGTGGCTGAGGCTTTGAAATCCCGAGGCCCCAATTGAGTCGGGACCCTAGCTCGGACGCCGCTCCAGCCGGATGTCGCGGCGCGCCTGCCAGACGCCGGCCCCATCGCGGGTCAGGGTCACGATGCCCCCGCCTCCGCGCAGCTCCTGCTTGGCCCGGTAGGCGTCGTCGACCTTGAACTCGCCCGCGAAGACCACGTCGTCGATGTAGTAGGGCGGGCGGCCGGCCTCCTGGATGAACAGGTGGACGTGGGCCGGCATGGTCCGGTCGGGATAGGGCGCCGGCTTGATGGTGTCGAAGCCGTAGCGGCCGTCGGCGCCGGTCTTCACCCAGCCGCGCAGCCGCCCGTGCCGGCGGCTCCACTCCGTCTCGGGCGTTCCGTCGGCGTAGTACCCGTCGGCGTTGGTGTGGTGGGCGTAGATGACCACGCCGGGCGCCGGGGCGCCGTCCACGGTCAGCACCCGGCCGGTCAGGACCATCCGCTCGCCCGGCTGGCCGGCCTCCGCCAGACGCAGGCGGGCGGGCAGGGTGGCCGGATCGCGCTCCAGGACCGCCTGGCAGCCTTCGCAGCTGTAGAGGTCGGGCCGCGCCTTGCCGGCGGCCGCCGTCTTGGCCGGCGCGCTCGCGGCCGGGCTGCAGCCGCAGACCCCCGCGCCGCCGATCGCGGCCAGGCCCAGCAGAGTCAGGCGTCGGTGGGGTTTCGGCGTCGGGGTCATGGCGGCGTGTCCGGTGGAGTATCGACGATATCCCGGTTGCGCGCCGAGCGCATGCTTGCACATCCTGGACGGCGCGCGCAGGCTGGCCGCAGGGAGGCGGGATCATGCCGGGCAAGCTGTTCAGCCGGATCGACCTGACGCCGATGGTGGGCGTGCTGCTGGCGCTGTTCGCGGTGACCGCGACGGTCGGCTGGCCTCCGTCGGAAGTGGAGGCCTTCGACCTCGATCATCCGGGCTGCAATCTGCCGCCAGCGGGCGTT
Coding sequences within:
- a CDS encoding response regulator; this translates as MLVAMLGGFGLRRVQRSRYPSQIPLWTEQGFDLIFVGVTAINLHELDSISALRRSVDHPSRTAPVVVMSSYTPRSLIERAREAGATFVLSKPLQARTVFDRILWLAKTPREFVDMDAYFGPDRRMRDDGPPLGEADRRAGDPLDHAAAIR
- a CDS encoding FAD/NAD(P)-binding protein, producing MAFEPPAGSRAAVAIVGGGFSGTLLALKLAAARPEGRVLLIEPSNRPGRGLAYGACAPSHLLNVPVARMEVGLTPTFADWLAAHGGMDEALAESGGDMAAAFAPRALWGRYLADQLAAARASGAVTVLRGEAVRMLDAPRRGLVLRDGREVEAETVVLATGNLPPRPPLPADHWLQDDPAFVVDPWDRTALEGLDPDAPVLLIGTGLTMVDIALKLTEDGHRGPMVAVSRRGLLPRAHRYGGAWPTFLAPHLPAGPAVLSRIIRAEIRKAVAEGQPWQRVIDAVRPYIGRIWAEWTPADRSRFLRHQRARWDVFRHRMAPRIAAGIETLTAEGRLTVKGGRLRDWRRDGDRLAITLHPRGGGAAETLAAARVINCTGPRSDLKGLEVPLFADLARRGLIAPDALGLGLETADCAVLSARGEASTWLHAVGPLTRPAWWEITAVPEIAAQVDGLAHVLARDVDHAPALATVFLDLGAGI
- a CDS encoding serine hydrolase domain-containing protein: MRLLLLGCVVGLSLSATAAVAADPDRQRRVETGLMGAAVFGDRPETWSLESRMAHWKVPGVSIAVVDDGKIVWAKGYGVLAAGEPAPVTARTRFQAASISKPVAAAGALSLVETGQLSLDGDVSKVLKTWTLPANPYTAERPLTLRDLLSHTGGTSQHGFPGYAQGAAVPTLTQLLDGKAPASNPAITFEARPGERWKYSGGGYEIAEQVMIDAAGKPFPDILAERVFKPAGMAASGYARPDMGAFALAHGRDGRTIPGGWHTYPEHAAAGLWTTPTDLARFGIALSRGWQGKAGGMLKPGTVKAMATEVKDGYGLGVGLQGEGEAFALIHGGANRGFKANWVIHPGSGDGVAVMTNGEAGDLLAREILRAVARTYDWPDYRPEVYQPHALPPDVLASRVGDWSVGEGDKRMVFPAKLVDGRLVFVTPRGEFGFVPIGPTTMVSVDLGIKAEFSKTEDGRDKARVFGETLTK
- a CDS encoding intradiol ring-cleavage dioxygenase → MTPTPKPHRRLTLLGLAAIGGAGVCGCSPAASAPAKTAAAGKARPDLYSCEGCQAVLERDPATLPARLRLAEAGQPGERMVLTGRVLTVDGAPAPGVVIYAHHTNADGYYADGTPETEWSRRHGRLRGWVKTGADGRYGFDTIKPAPYPDRTMPAHVHLFIQEAGRPPYYIDDVVFAGEFKVDDAYRAKQELRGGGGIVTLTRDGAGVWQARRDIRLERRPS